From the genome of Acropora palmata chromosome 4, jaAcrPala1.3, whole genome shotgun sequence, one region includes:
- the LOC141878338 gene encoding uncharacterized protein LOC141878338 — MSSLSEQDALCLDDSSQFVKTLTETWSSTVTSRNQILLSGLERKMSSDSIDSGLSSPSSQDTPSLDDRSYFSNTLAGTLRSAIAGPRSFDGLARRVSLDSVDSGISPTSMESASNLDNVFDDLVECFSQEINPAGQSLKVTQEGSCSKKMTPWAQIEGLTQRTARNSIILPHPVTTNQACRAWGNYQDSFSTLDDPLQALHSGLAQGLSKPSRLLVTAVRRLCNILSEPRTHHLDCVYVRILNNSLKEMEEATCRGQVKRSREKPKVDFDAAVKKRKVEAYDPKSGPRIKRDLSCGTKRLLSHGCHPSLRG; from the coding sequence ATGTCATCCTTATCGGAACAAGACGCTTTGTGTTTAGACGACTCGAGCCAGTTTGTAAAGACTTTGACAGAAACATGGAGTTCAACAGTCACCTCTAGGAATCAAATTTTATTAAGTGGGCTCGAAAGGAAAATGTCTTCAGACAGCATTGATTCAGGGTTGTCTTCTCCTTCTTCACAAGACACACCGAGTCTAGATGACAGAAGTTATTTTTCAAACACGCTGGCGGGAACTTTGCGCTCAGCAATCGCAGGACCTCGGAGTTTTGATGGTCTGGCAAGAAGGGTTTCTTTGGATAGTGTTGATTCAGGGATATCACCCACGTCTATGGAAAGTGCGTCGAATCTCGACAATGTCTTTGATGACCTTGTTGAATGCTTCTCTCAGGAAATAAATCCCGCTGGTCAAAGCCTTAAAGTGACGCAAGAGGGTTCCTGTTCCAAAAAGATGACCCCATGGGCTCAGATAGAGGGCTTAACGCAGAGGACCGCAAGAAATAGCATCATACTCCCGCATCCAGTAACCACAAATCAGGCCTGCAGAGCTTGGGGGAACTATCAAGACAGTTTTTCGACCTTAGATGATCCACTTCAAGCATTGCACTCTGGTCTTGCTCAGGGCCTTAGTAAACCTTCACGGCTTTTGGTCACAGCAGTAAGAAGGCTCTGTAACATACTTTCAGAACCCAGGACCCATCATTTGGATTGCGTTTATGTTCGCATTTTAAACAACTCCTTGAAGGAAATGGAGGAAGCCACATGCCGAGGTCAAGTCAAGCGTTCGCGAGAGAAACCGAAGGTGGATTTTGACGCAGCCGTCAAAAAAAGGAAGGTAGAGGCATACGACCCTAAGTCAGGTCCTCGTATTAAGAGAGACCTTTCCTGCGGAACCAAGCGTCTCCTGTCACATGGATGCCATCCCAGCTTAAGAGGGTAG